The Antarcticibacterium sp. 1MA-6-2 genome has a window encoding:
- a CDS encoding PUR family DNA/RNA-binding protein, producing the protein MSENGMMEKDEIFSKVLRAGRRTYFFDVRATKADDYYLTITESKKFTNADGSFHYKKHKIYLYKEDFEGFAEILNEMTDYIVNEKGEEVISERHQKDFKKEYEEADVETAGATSPEKFTDISFEDI; encoded by the coding sequence ATGAGTGAAAATGGAATGATGGAGAAAGATGAAATTTTCTCTAAAGTATTACGAGCAGGAAGACGCACTTATTTTTTTGATGTAAGAGCCACCAAAGCCGATGATTACTACCTCACTATTACTGAGAGTAAAAAGTTTACTAATGCAGATGGATCTTTTCATTACAAGAAGCACAAAATCTATTTGTACAAAGAGGATTTTGAGGGATTTGCTGAAATCTTAAACGAAATGACTGATTACATCGTGAATGAAAAAGGCGAAGAGGTAATTAGTGAAAGACACCAAAAGGATTTTAAAAAGGAATATGAGGAAGCTGACGTGGAAACGGCAGGTGCTACCTCTCCTGAAAAATTTACTGATATAAGTTTTGAAGACATATAA
- a CDS encoding TonB-dependent receptor domain-containing protein → MKIQDLVNYNHLTYGAFIQNTWNASDLFKLETGLRTDYQNEYGVFVLPRISAMFDFNNNWTARVGGGLGYKTPTVFTEDAERIQFQNVLPIDVENTVAERSIGGNFDVNYRTEFWETIGFTANVLFFYTKVNDPLILMNTFPATWEYTQPDGFIDTKGVEANFKFSYRDFKLFTKLYPCRCKSTLQ, encoded by the coding sequence ATGAAAATCCAAGACTTAGTCAATTATAACCATCTTACCTACGGAGCTTTTATTCAAAATACCTGGAATGCTTCTGATCTCTTTAAACTGGAAACTGGTTTAAGAACAGATTATCAAAATGAATACGGGGTATTTGTGCTACCGCGAATTTCAGCAATGTTTGATTTTAATAATAATTGGACAGCAAGAGTAGGAGGGGGACTTGGTTACAAAACCCCGACTGTTTTTACTGAAGATGCCGAGAGAATTCAGTTTCAAAATGTACTTCCTATAGATGTGGAAAACACTGTAGCTGAAAGATCTATAGGTGGAAATTTTGATGTGAATTACCGTACTGAATTTTGGGAAACTATTGGATTTACTGCCAATGTTCTTTTCTTTTACACCAAAGTCAATGATCCTTTGATCCTGATGAACACTTTCCCCGCTACCTGGGAATATACCCAGCCGGATGGATTTATAGATACCAAAGGAGTAGAAGCCAACTTTAAATTCAGTTACCGGGATTTCAAATTGTTCACTAAGCTATACCCATGCCGATGTAAATCAACATTACAATGA
- a CDS encoding TonB-dependent receptor, giving the protein MYKYFMSLMVFLMVTVSSAQNKFEAKIIDADNQTPLFGANVAVQGSTLGATANEEGLVEINNIPDGQQVILISFLGYEPQELNLEFPLEEDKVFQVLLHAGGEEMEEVFISATRSRRTIIDLPTRVEVISGEELEEKGNMKPGDIRMLLNETTGIQTQQTSATSYNSSIRIQGLDGRYTQLLKDGYPLYSGFSGGLSLLQIVPLDLKQVEVIKGASSTLYGGGAIAGLVNLVSRTPGEERQINFLLNGTSALGLDVSGFYSEQYGKLGTTLFASYNIGTPYDPADIGLTAIPEFRRYTINPRLFYNFSDRTTLNVGVNTTVEERTGGNVDYIEGNAVSNPYFEQNNTNRVTLQSGFGHELLNGDWLEIKNSFSFFDREIQTPGYRFAGNQFASYNEATYRFGNTDMEWIGGLNLWVDRFDQEDENPRLSQL; this is encoded by the coding sequence ATGTATAAATATTTTATGAGCCTGATGGTCTTTCTCATGGTGACCGTCAGCAGTGCTCAGAATAAATTTGAGGCAAAAATTATTGATGCAGATAATCAAACTCCTCTCTTTGGTGCCAATGTCGCAGTACAGGGCAGTACTCTTGGTGCGACCGCAAATGAAGAAGGTCTTGTTGAAATAAATAACATTCCGGACGGGCAGCAGGTAATTTTAATTAGTTTTCTGGGTTACGAACCTCAGGAATTAAATCTGGAATTTCCACTTGAAGAAGACAAAGTATTTCAGGTACTGCTCCATGCGGGAGGAGAAGAAATGGAGGAAGTTTTTATTTCGGCAACACGTTCCCGCAGAACAATTATTGATCTGCCGACGAGAGTGGAAGTAATCTCTGGTGAGGAACTTGAAGAGAAGGGGAATATGAAACCCGGTGACATAAGAATGTTGCTGAATGAAACTACGGGAATCCAGACGCAGCAAACATCTGCTACTTCCTATAATTCCAGTATCAGGATCCAGGGATTGGATGGAAGATATACCCAACTTTTAAAAGATGGATATCCTTTATACAGCGGATTTTCCGGCGGATTAAGTTTATTGCAAATTGTGCCGCTGGATCTAAAGCAGGTGGAGGTGATCAAAGGTGCATCTTCAACTTTGTACGGTGGTGGCGCTATCGCGGGATTGGTAAACCTGGTTTCCAGAACTCCCGGCGAAGAAAGACAGATAAACTTTCTCCTTAACGGAACTTCAGCTCTGGGCCTCGACGTCAGCGGATTCTATTCAGAGCAGTATGGGAAACTAGGAACAACTTTATTTGCTTCTTATAATATCGGTACCCCCTATGATCCTGCCGATATTGGTTTAACGGCAATTCCTGAATTCCGAAGATATACCATTAATCCACGTCTGTTTTACAACTTTAGTGACAGGACCACTTTAAATGTGGGAGTTAATACCACCGTAGAAGAGCGAACGGGAGGAAATGTTGATTACATTGAAGGAAACGCGGTGAGCAATCCTTACTTTGAACAAAACAATACTAACAGGGTCACTTTACAATCGGGCTTTGGACACGAGCTGTTGAATGGAGACTGGCTGGAAATAAAGAACAGTTTCAGCTTTTTCGACAGGGAGATACAAACCCCCGGTTACAGATTTGCAGGAAATCAATTTGCCTCTTATAATGAAGCAACGTATCGTTTTGGAAACACCGATATGGAATGGATTGGCGGCCTGAACCTTTGGGTGGATCGTTTTGACCAGGAGGATGAAAATCCAAGACTTAGTCAATTATAA
- a CDS encoding DUF6660 family protein: MKFLALIMSFLVLFLNSVTCCILDECAEETAVENQDHEEKEACENCSPFINCGTCTGFLLVFESSQFSSEVIETNEEFYKLQDLSNSRYVPAIWQPPQIV; this comes from the coding sequence GTGAAATTCCTGGCGCTCATAATGTCTTTCCTGGTGCTGTTTTTAAACAGTGTTACCTGTTGTATTCTTGATGAATGTGCAGAGGAAACTGCCGTGGAGAATCAGGACCATGAGGAGAAGGAGGCTTGTGAAAACTGTTCTCCTTTTATTAACTGTGGAACCTGTACAGGATTTTTATTGGTTTTCGAATCTTCCCAATTTTCTTCGGAAGTTATTGAAACAAATGAGGAATTTTATAAACTCCAGGATCTTTCAAATTCCCGGTATGTTCCCGCTATCTGGCAGCCGCCTCAAATTGTTTAA